In Aerococcaceae bacterium zg-252, the genomic window TTAATTCGAATTCAGATGTTGCACACAAAATGGAAGTGAACGAAATTATTCATAAATTTGCACAACGGTATCCGAATGTCCATGAAATTGATTGGTACAGTTATGCTGTTGACCACCCTGAATATTATTGGGAGGGCGAGGGTGTTCACCATACGCCAGAGGGGGCACTTCATTTTGCAGCGTATGTGACCCATGTTTTATATGAAACATTAGCAGAAGGAAGATAAAAGTATTAATGTAGCGTTTGGAGAACTCTCTCTGAACGTGTTTTTTTGCAAAGTCAAGTATTAGGAGGGATGCAAATGGATTTTAGAGTGATAACTAACACGCACCGTTATGGTGTAAGAGTGACGGCATTAATTATGAAAGAGAATAAATTACTGTGTTATAAAGTAGCAGACCAATATCATTTAGTCGGTGGTGCGATAAATGTTGGAGAAGCGAGCTATGACGCTGTTATTAGAGAAGTCAGAGAAGAATTAGGTTTGGATTGTTCGGTTCAAGACTTAATGTTTGTTGTTGAAAATCGCTTTGATTATGAGGGCGAATTGCATCACATGATAGAGTTTCATTACAAAGTTGCTATTTTTGGAGAAACTCCGAGTCATATATTAGACGGTGAACCTTATGAATGTGAGTGGGTATCGCTAGAAAAACTATCCAATATTGATTTGCGACCAAAATTTCTAAAAGAAGAACTGCCAAAGTGGAATGGTGGAGTGCGTCATATTGAAACGGATTAGGAAAATACAGGCGCTTTGGAACAGTAGAAATGGAGTATGTTGAGCGATGATTGAAAAAGTTGAGTTTACCAATATGTGTATGATACAGTCTGGTAGCAAAGTACTTGTAATTGATAGAAAAGCGAAGGATTGGCCAGGTATTACATTTCCAGGCGGCCATGTTGAATACGGAGAATCATTTAGCGAATCAGTTGTGAGGGAGATAAAAGAAGAAACAGGACTAACAATAAAATGTCCACAATTATGTGGGATAAAAGATTGGTTAGAAGATAATATTCGATATGTTGTGCTGTTTTATAAAACTGCGTATTTTGAAGGCGAGCTTCAATCGTCAGATGAGGGAGCGGTTTGGTGGGAGGAACTGGAGAATCTGCCAAATCTTAATCTATCACTTGATATGCTGGATATGATTCGTGTATTTACAGAAGAGAATTTAAGTGAATTTTATTATCGTTTAGACAGAGATAATTGGGTGTATGATTTGAAGTAAGAGGTAATAGAGTTTTGGCTGAGTGATATGAATGCAGCTGAAACTCTATTTTTTGATTTAGGAACTGGTGAAAATGCTAGTGTACAAAAAGTTGAGTTTCTGGGTAGAGTTCTGTAAAATGAAATATAAATAAGAAATACAAAGGAGCAATACATAGTGGCAACTTATGATAAATCATACACTTTAAGGACTTATGATGCAGTTTTTTCGGAAGCAAAAAAGGTGTTTCAACAAAATGATTTGAATGTAGCGAGTGCATTTAATCTTTTTCTCAAAAATGTTGCAGTCACAGGTAAAGTAGATTTACTGAGTGAGGAGGAGTTGGAGAAAGAAAAAGCGTTTAAAGAGCTTCAAGCTGTTGTTCAAGAAAGAATTAGTGATTACAAATCAGGCATAAATTTTGTGACAGATGAAGAATTGAGGGAGCGATTTGGAATATAAGTTAATCTACCATGATTCGGTATTGAGAACATTGGAGGAAATTTATTATTATATTTTAAATAACTTTCAGTCAGAACAATCAGCAAAAAATAAAATCGCTGATTTGTATTCGAATCTAGAAGTGTTAAAGACTTTTCCAGAAGCTGGTTTTTGTGCAGATGAGAAGTTTGGAAAAGTCATTGATAAACGTTATATTACTCGCGGGATAGCATTAGGAAGAGAGTATATTGCCTTGTATTTCATTGATAAGGAGAACATGACCGTTGTGATTACGCATTTATTACCGACTCGAACTGATTATCTTCAGATTTTTAGGTAATAGTGACTTGTACACTCAAGAATGATTTATTTAGACTAAAACAGGAGAGATAATAACAAATGAAAGTAATATTCATACATGGATTAGGGCAGAAAAAAGAAAGCTGGAATAGTGTTTGTGATAATCTTGCGCTGGAAGATGTTGAGCTTGTTGATTTGATTCAAGTACAAAATAGGGGGCAGGTTGATTATAAAAATCTGTATGCAGAAGTAAAGGCAATTTGCCAAAACACCGATGAAAAAGTAAATATTGTTGGAATCTCACTGGGAGGATTATTGGCATTAAATTATGCAATTGATTTTTCTGATAAGGTTAATTCATTAGTGTTAATTAATTCTCAGTTTAAAATGCCAAAAATATTATTATCAATTCAAAATATAATCTTTAGGTTTATTCCAAAACGAAAATTTGAGACTATGGGGTTTGCTAAAGAGAATTTCATCAATATAGCGAACTCAATCAAAGAGTTAGATTTTACAGATAGATTAAAGGATATTCAGTGCAAAGTATTGGTAATTAATGGTGATAAAGACACTGTGAACAGAAAGGCATCGAGAGAATTAAGTCGCTTGATTCCCAATTCAGAGTTAGTGATACTGAATCAGTCTGGGCATGAAGCGAATATTGATAACCCAGTTGAATTAGCGAAAATTATCAACAATTTCTATCATGAATTGTTATAAGTAAGGCTCGTTCTATTACTAAATTCGAGAAGTCGATTGCGTAATATTTTTTCAAGTATTTCGTGATAATCCCTTGAAAAATCGTGTTATTTCGTGTACATTATTAGTTAGTGGTCGTTTGTTGCTGTGTAATACCGACATTTGGCTTAATTTTTTGACCGCTGCTCAGTTTAACGAATCACCAACGTTTTACTTAGTAGACGGCATATTTTCGATAGAAAGGTGGAAAGCAAGATGGCATTATCAAAAGAGCGTAAAAATGAAATCATCAAAGAATATGCGACTCATGAAGGCGATACTGGTTCTCCAGAAGTACAAATCGCAGTTTTAACTGAGGATATTAACTTATTAAACGAGCATATCCGTACGCATAAAAAAGATTTTCATTCATACCGTGGACTTATGAAAAAAATCGGTCACCGTCGTAACTTATTAGCTTACTTACGTGACAAAGATGTTCAACGTTACCGTGAACTTATCAAACGCTTAGGTCTACGTCGTTAATTCATCTAAGTGATTTAGGGGCTGGATATTGTTCAGCTCCTAATTTTTTTAGTTGCTAGCAAAAGGGACTCCTGATGTTTTCATACTATGCAAATATGAGTTTAGTCAAAAAGAGTAAATTGATATTTGTTTAGTAATGCAAACAATTTGAGAGTTATCCTTTTGTAAAAATAGAAAAGGAGAAAAACATTATGGCAGAAAAACATATTTTTAGTACGACATTAGGTGGTCGTCCATTATCAGTTGAAATTGGCGAATTAGCTAAGCAAGCTAATGGTGCAGTGTTAGTTCGTTATGGTGATACAGTTGTCTTATCAGCTGCCGTAGCATCAAAGAAACCAACGACAGGAGATTTTTTCCCGTTGACAGTGCATTATGTTGAAAAAATGTACGCAGTCGGAAAAGTACCTGGAGGCTTTATTAAGCGTGAAGGCCGTCCGTCTGAAACGGCAACTTTAACGAGCCGTTTAATCGACCGACCATTACGACCAATGTTCCCAGAAGGTGTGCGTAATGAAATTCAAGTAACGAATACCGTTTTATCTGTTGAACAAGATTGCACACCAGAAATGGCAGCGATGTTAGGTTCATCATTAGCATTAGCAGTATCGGATATCCCATTTGACGGTCCAATTGCAGGGGTCAATGTAGGGCGTGTTAATGGCGAATTAATCATTAATCCGACGGTTGAACAAGCTGAAGCATCAGATATTGAATTAACAGTAGCAGGTACAGCAACAGCGATTAACATGGTAGAAAGTAGTGCTAAAGAAGTTAGCGAAGCTGACATGTTAAAGGCATTATTATTTGGTCATGAAGCCATTAAAGAATTAGTTGCTTTCCAAAATGAAGTAATTGCAGCAATCGGCAAGCCAAAATTTGAATTGACATTAGCAATGTTAGACCCAGAAGTGGAACAACAAGTTAAAACATTATATAAAGACAAAATGGTTGCAGCGATTCAAACAGAAGAGAAAAAAGCTCGTGAAGCTGCAATGGAAGCTGTTATTGAAGAAGCATTAATTCACTTTAATGATGTGTTAGGTGACCACCCAGAGAAAGAACAATTATTAAAAGATGTAAATGCTGCTTTACATGATTTAGAAAAAGATGAAGTGCGTCGTTTAATTACAAAAGAACGTGTTCGACCTGACGGACGTAAAATTGATGAAATTCGTCCATTAAGCTCATCTGTTGCTTTATTACCACGTGTTCATGGTTCTGGTTTATTTACTCGTGGACAAACGCAAGCATTGACAGCAGCAACTTTAGCTCCATTAGGCGAACATCAAATTATTGACGGTTTAGGTGCTGAAGAGATGAAACGCTTTATTCACCACTACAATTTCCCTAATTTCTCAGTAGGTGAAACAGGTCGTGTTGGTAGCCCAGGACGTCGTGAAATTGGACATGGTGCTTTAGGTGAACGTGCCTTAAAACAAGTAATTCCGTCGGTAGAAGATTTCCCATATATGATTCGTTTGGTTTCAGAAGTATTAGAATCAAATGGTTCATCATCTCAAGCAAGTATTTGTGCTGGAACATTAGCTTTAATGGACGCTGGTGTGCCGATTAAAGCGCCAGTAGCTGGTATTGCAATGGGATTAGTAATGGAAGGCGAAGATTATACTGTCTTAACGGATATTCAAGGTTTAGAAGATCACTTAGGTGATATGGACTTTAAAGTAGCGGGAACAAAGGACGGTATTACTGCCTTACAAATGGATATTAAAATTCAAGGTATTACAGAAGCTATCTTAGTTGAAGCATTGGAACAAGCACAAAAAGCACGTATTGAGATTTTAGCAGAATTAACAAGTACAATTGCTGAACCACGTGCAGAATTGAGTCCGTATGCGCCGAAGATTGAATTAATTACGATTGACCCAGAAAAAATTAAAGTAGTTATCGGTCGTGGTGGTGAAACGATTAATTCAATTATTGATGCAACAGGTGTTAAAATTGATATTGACCAATCTGGTGCTGTTAGTGTGGCGTCTTCAGATGCAGATATGATTAAGAAAGCAATCGAAATGATTGAATTATTAGTTAAAGAAGTTGAAGTAGGTGAATCATACGAAGGTACGGTTAAACGTATTGAAAAATTCGGTGCCTTTGTAGAGGTATTACCTGGAAAAGAAGGATTAGTTCACATTTCAGAATTAGAGCACCGTCGTGTGAATAATGTTGAAGATGTGATTAAATTAGGAGATAAAGTAACCGTTAAAGTCATTGAAATTGACGATAAAGGTAGAATTAACTTATCTCGCAAAGCACTATTACCACGAGACTAAAACATAGTGCGACAATGAGCGTTCTGAAATGAATCACTGGAGCAGAAAGTGTAGAAGTGCGTTATAGCACTTCAAGTGCTCTGCGAAGTGGACGTCATTTCAGCTCATTGGAGCCGGAATAACATAGTACGCGAGTAAAAAACAGCCCATTATACTCATTTATCGAGTACAATGGGCTGTTTGTGTCTATAGTTTATCATAAAAATAAAGAATAAATCAGCAATAAATGAAGAATGAATCGGACACAATGGTGACTATAATTAATTTTATTACCACTTTGTTTTCTATCATTGAAAAAGCTAATTGAAATGGCGACTAACAGAATAGATATTACTAATCTCAAAAAACTATTTATATAAATTAAATTTAACAGTGATGTAATAAATAGCAATGCACTTATTATTAACGACATAATAGATATTCCAAAGTCTTTTTTATAACCAAAATAAGTTGAACTTATTAAAACAATAGAATATGCGAAAACAAAATAATTCATTAGTTTTCTCCTTAAATACTTATCTAGTATCCTACACCGATTGCTTTTTCCATACGAGCTAGAGTTGCATTAGCTCTAACGCTTGCTTTTTGTGCACCGGCAGCTAAGATATCATGTAAATCGTCGCTGACTAATAATTTTTCGTAGCGTGCTTGGATTGGAGCTAATGTATCGGTAACGAGTTCAGCTAAATCTGTTTTGAAACGTCCATATCCAGTGCTACCATAGTCATTAACTAAATCATCAATTGAACGGCCACTTAAACTTGAGAAAATATGAAGTAAGTTTGCTACACCCGGTTGATTTTCCACATCGTATTGCACAACGCCGAGTGAGTCAGTGACAGCACCTTTAATTTTTTTCGTAATCACTTTAGGGTCATCTAATAGTAAAATATAGCTTTTCTCGTTTGTATCTGATTTACTCATTTTTGAAAGCGGGTCTTGTAGGCTCTTCACTCGTCCACCAGCTTTAGGGAAAATAGCCTCAGGTTTTACCAGTAAGTTTTCACCATATCGAGCGTTAAAACGGTCCACAAAGTTACGAGTTAACTCAATATGTTGTCTTTGGTCGTCGCCGACAGGGACAAATTGTGTATCATGTAGTACGATGTCTGCTACCATTAATGGTGGATAGCAGAGTAGACCAGCACCGACACTTTCTTGTTTGGCAGCTTTATCTTTGAATTGTGTCATACGCTCTAATTCGCCCAGACCCGTTTGGCATAGAATTAACCAAGCTGCTTGTGCATGAGCTGGAATATCCGATTGTACGAAAATGGTTGCGACATTTGGGTCGATACCTAATGCTAAATATAGGGCTGCCATTTGTAGTGTTTGTTCTTTTAAACGGACAGGATCTTTTGGTACGGTTAATGCATGTTGATTAACCACACAATAAGTAGCGTCATAATCATATTGTAATTCGACGAAGCCTTTCATTGCGCCGATAAAATTACCAAGAGTTGGAGTTCCAGTAGGTTGAACGCCAGAAAAAATAGTAGGTTTCATAAGGTTCCTCACTTTATATTTATAAAAATTGTCTATACTAAATGAAAAAATACACAAATTAATTCGTGTAGTATAGCGTTAGCCCCATTTGCATTAAATCCATGCTGTATAAGGATTAACATGTAATTTAATCTTAACGATATTTTTTTGAATAGTCAAGCAGCAGGTGAAATCTAATCTTCACTTGGATTTTTTTGTCAAAAAATTGATGCAACAAAATAACAAAAACGACATAATATCGCAAATTTGTATTGAAAAACAAGTCAAAAAATGGTATACTGTCAATAATCATTGTCGTAATCATGAAGACAAGTGATTGATTCTTATTAAAAAATTGAAAAATTATAAAGAATTTGTTTTTGTTTCTACCGCCACAGATCGAAAGGATGATCAAATAAATGGTAACTTTATACATTACACCAAGCTGTACATCTTGTCGTAAAGCAAGAGCGTGGTTAGAAGAACATAACATTCCCTATGTAGAGCGTAATATATTTACTGAACCTTTATCATTAACTGAAATTAAAGAGATTTTACGTATGACAGAAGAGGGTACGGAAGATATTGTATCGACTCGTTCAAAAGCATACAGTGAGTTAAATATGGACATTAGTGAAATGCCTTTAAATGACTTTTTTGAAATTGTTCAACAAAAACCAGGATTATTGCGACGTCCAATTTTAATTGATGAAAAAAGATTACAAATTGGATTCAACGAAGATGAAATTCGTCGATTTTTACCACGTGAAGTGCGTGCATTAGAATTAGCACGTGCTCAGGCTTTAGTCAATGAATAGTATACAAGCAACGCTGAGTATTATTGCTCAGCGTTGTTTGTTTTAATTGAGTGGTTCAGCAAAGTTGCGTTGATAAAAGCAGTATAGTATAATTAACCATGAACTTTTAAGGGGGTGACGTAGATGGAAATGGAACGTATCAATGAAAATTTAATTAAGGTCATCATTGATGTAGAAGACTTAGAAGAACGTGGTATTAATTTTTTAGATTTGATTAGTGACCAAGCGAGTGTAGAGAAGTTTTTCTATTCAATTCTAACGGAAGTAGGCGTTGAGCAACAATTTTATGATTCTGAAACGATTACTTTCCAAGTAATTCCAAGCAATAATGGTATTGAGTTATACATTAGCCGTGCGAGTTTTGATGAAATGGAAAACTTTTGGGATACGGAGATATTTAAGCGTCTACGTGAACGTAAAGCAGAAAACTCTTCTGCCTCAATGACGCCACGTGAACGCATTGAGCAAATTAGAAAAAGTATGTTAGAAAACGGAAATGACTCAGATAGTGAAACTGATGAATTAGATGAGGATGCCTTTTATAGTTATCCAGTTGTGTGTTTTGAAACATTAGATGATTTTATTCAATTCGCACGTTTGGCTAAGGATTATGGTTTAGAAGGTGACTTATATGAAATGAATGGTCGCTATTTCTTCCATATTTATCATTTTGAAGATTTGGTTCCAGGCACTGAACCGTACTTTAGTGTCTTAAAAATGCTGGATTATGGAGAAGCACACCCAGCTACGCTTGCTATCTTGGAAGAATACGGTGATTTAATTCGCT contains:
- a CDS encoding NUDIX domain-containing protein, with the protein product MDFRVITNTHRYGVRVTALIMKENKLLCYKVADQYHLVGGAINVGEASYDAVIREVREELGLDCSVQDLMFVVENRFDYEGELHHMIEFHYKVAIFGETPSHILDGEPYECEWVSLEKLSNIDLRPKFLKEELPKWNGGVRHIETD
- a CDS encoding 8-oxo-dGTP diphosphatase, translated to MIEKVEFTNMCMIQSGSKVLVIDRKAKDWPGITFPGGHVEYGESFSESVVREIKEETGLTIKCPQLCGIKDWLEDNIRYVVLFYKTAYFEGELQSSDEGAVWWEELENLPNLNLSLDMLDMIRVFTEENLSEFYYRLDRDNWVYDLK
- a CDS encoding type II toxin-antitoxin system RelE/ParE family toxin — translated: MEYKLIYHDSVLRTLEEIYYYILNNFQSEQSAKNKIADLYSNLEVLKTFPEAGFCADEKFGKVIDKRYITRGIALGREYIALYFIDKENMTVVITHLLPTRTDYLQIFR
- a CDS encoding alpha/beta hydrolase, translating into MKVIFIHGLGQKKESWNSVCDNLALEDVELVDLIQVQNRGQVDYKNLYAEVKAICQNTDEKVNIVGISLGGLLALNYAIDFSDKVNSLVLINSQFKMPKILLSIQNIIFRFIPKRKFETMGFAKENFINIANSIKELDFTDRLKDIQCKVLVINGDKDTVNRKASRELSRLIPNSELVILNQSGHEANIDNPVELAKIINNFYHELL
- the rpsO gene encoding 30S ribosomal protein S15, producing MALSKERKNEIIKEYATHEGDTGSPEVQIAVLTEDINLLNEHIRTHKKDFHSYRGLMKKIGHRRNLLAYLRDKDVQRYRELIKRLGLRR
- the pnp gene encoding polyribonucleotide nucleotidyltransferase, with translation MAEKHIFSTTLGGRPLSVEIGELAKQANGAVLVRYGDTVVLSAAVASKKPTTGDFFPLTVHYVEKMYAVGKVPGGFIKREGRPSETATLTSRLIDRPLRPMFPEGVRNEIQVTNTVLSVEQDCTPEMAAMLGSSLALAVSDIPFDGPIAGVNVGRVNGELIINPTVEQAEASDIELTVAGTATAINMVESSAKEVSEADMLKALLFGHEAIKELVAFQNEVIAAIGKPKFELTLAMLDPEVEQQVKTLYKDKMVAAIQTEEKKAREAAMEAVIEEALIHFNDVLGDHPEKEQLLKDVNAALHDLEKDEVRRLITKERVRPDGRKIDEIRPLSSSVALLPRVHGSGLFTRGQTQALTAATLAPLGEHQIIDGLGAEEMKRFIHHYNFPNFSVGETGRVGSPGRREIGHGALGERALKQVIPSVEDFPYMIRLVSEVLESNGSSSQASICAGTLALMDAGVPIKAPVAGIAMGLVMEGEDYTVLTDIQGLEDHLGDMDFKVAGTKDGITALQMDIKIQGITEAILVEALEQAQKARIEILAELTSTIAEPRAELSPYAPKIELITIDPEKIKVVIGRGGETINSIIDATGVKIDIDQSGAVSVASSDADMIKKAIEMIELLVKEVEVGESYEGTVKRIEKFGAFVEVLPGKEGLVHISELEHRRVNNVEDVIKLGDKVTVKVIEIDDKGRINLSRKALLPRD
- the trpS gene encoding tryptophan--tRNA ligase; the protein is MKPTIFSGVQPTGTPTLGNFIGAMKGFVELQYDYDATYCVVNQHALTVPKDPVRLKEQTLQMAALYLALGIDPNVATIFVQSDIPAHAQAAWLILCQTGLGELERMTQFKDKAAKQESVGAGLLCYPPLMVADIVLHDTQFVPVGDDQRQHIELTRNFVDRFNARYGENLLVKPEAIFPKAGGRVKSLQDPLSKMSKSDTNEKSYILLLDDPKVITKKIKGAVTDSLGVVQYDVENQPGVANLLHIFSSLSGRSIDDLVNDYGSTGYGRFKTDLAELVTDTLAPIQARYEKLLVSDDLHDILAAGAQKASVRANATLARMEKAIGVGY
- the spxA gene encoding transcriptional regulator Spx; this translates as MVTLYITPSCTSCRKARAWLEEHNIPYVERNIFTEPLSLTEIKEILRMTEEGTEDIVSTRSKAYSELNMDISEMPLNDFFEIVQQKPGLLRRPILIDEKRLQIGFNEDEIRRFLPREVRALELARAQALVNE
- a CDS encoding adaptor protein MecA; the protein is MEMERINENLIKVIIDVEDLEERGINFLDLISDQASVEKFFYSILTEVGVEQQFYDSETITFQVIPSNNGIELYISRASFDEMENFWDTEIFKRLRERKAENSSASMTPRERIEQIRKSMLENGNDSDSETDELDEDAFYSYPVVCFETLDDFIQFARLAKDYGLEGDLYEMNGRYFFHIYHFEDLVPGTEPYFSVLKMLDYGEAHPATLAILEEYGDLIRSVDSIYYFGTHF